GCACGGCACGTAAAAAATTTTACAATAAGAAAACCGGTTTTTTTGCCGGCACAATCAACCATCAGGTTTCTTATGCGTCGCAGTTATGGATGATTTTAAGCGGTGTAGCAACTACAAAAGAAGCGCAAACTGCATTATTGAATCTCTCCCATGCCCGCGATGTAAGTTATCCGGGAACTCCCTATCTTTATCACTATTACATTCAATCGCTTATAAATAGCGGGTTACACAGTCTTGCAAAACAAGAATTAAAAAAATATTGGGGCGGGATGCTAGAGAAGGGAGCTGATACCTTTTGGGAGGCCTATGATCCTAATGACGATTTTCTTTCCCCTTACAATTTTTTTCCGGTGAATAGCTATTGTCATGCCTGGAGCTGTACTCCGGTCTATTTCATCAGAAAATATCCGGAAATATTTCAGCTAAAATAAATCTACACACCAACAATAATTTTATGGAGAAAAAAGAAAAAACGAAATTATCCGTCACAGGCAATCACTGCGTAATTAGTTATTTTTACGTCATCGTGCTCGTCCTGTTGCTGGGAAGCTGTGTCGCAAACAACACTAAAGGAGAGGAATCGGCTGAGCTGATGAGCAAAGCTGTCCCGGTATGGGCAGAAGGCCGCGAAAAAGAGATGAACCTCACCCTGGGATTCCGGGGTACCTTCAACGCAGACCCACACTCAGAGGCCATCCTGCGAGTTGCGGCTTCTACTGTTTACAGGCTCTTCTTCAACGGTGAGTTTGTGGGATCGGGACCGGCCCGTGCCGGGCACGGTTATTTCCGGGTGGACCGGTATGACCTCTCGGAACGCCTGAAAGCGGGAGAAAATATCGTGGCGATCGAGGTAGCCGGGTACAACGTAAACACGTATTACACCACCGACCAGCCCTCCTTTCTACAGGCAGAGGCAACGGTGGATGGCAAGGTGGTGCTGCATACCGGTGAAAACGGCCGTTTTGAGGCCACCGAAATAAGGGAACGCCTGCAGAAAGTAGAGCGCTATAGTTTCCAGCGTCCTTTTACCGAATATTACCGGTTGGAGGAGGGATACGACCAATGGCGTTCGGACAAGACCCGGACCCTGGAAACGGTCAAACTCGTTCCGATGCCCTTAGTAAACCTCTTACCGCGGGGAGTGGACCAACCTGCCTACACTCTGCTGAAACCGGTACAACTCTACTCCAGGGGCACTTTTGCCAGCAAGATACCGGGGCAATACTACAAAGACCGTTCGCTGGTAAATATCAGCGAACAATTCAAGGGCTATCCTGAAACAGCGTTGGAGGCCGTACCGTCACAGCGCATACAGGAGTTGCAGACGGTGACGAAAGAATCGTTGAACACACCTTATGTTGGTTCAACCACGATCGATCTGAAAACGAATGAGTTCTCCATCCTCGACTTCGGCATTAATCAGACCGGATTCATCGGAGCCGTAATTCGTTGTACGGAACCCACCGAGGTGTGGTTTCATTTCGATGAGATGCTGACAGACGATGATGTGATCAGCAAGAAACGGATGGCCGACGTCAACAACCAAGTAGTCTACGAACTTCAGCCGGGAGAATACCGCATCGAGTCGTTCGAACCCTACACCTTTAAATTTCTAAAGATACTGGTTACACAAGGTGACTGTCGGGTAGAAAAAATCTTCCTTAGGGAGTTTGCAGCACCCGAACATCCGGATGCTGCCTTCTCCAGCAGCAACGAAAAATTAAACCGGATCTATGATGCGGCCAAACAGACATACCGGCAAAACGCCCTGGATGTTTTTATGGATTGTCCCTCGCGGGAGCGTGCCGGCTGGCTGTGTGACAGTTACTTTACCGCAATCATGGAGAAAGAATTCACCGGGTATTCAAAAGTAGCCCATAATTTTTACGAGAACTATGCATTGCCGGAGAAATTTGAGTTCCTTCCGGAAGGCATGATCCCGATGTGTTATCCCGCCGATCACAACGACGGCGTATTTATCCCCAACTGGTCACTCTGGTTTATCGTTCAGATTGATGATTATGCCAAACGCGGCGGCGACAGGCAACTGGTCGCTGACCTGAAAACACGGATTACCGATCTGCTGGCATATTTCGAAAAGTTCGAAAACGAAGACGGACTGCTGGAAAAACTGGAAAGCTGGATCTTTGTGGAATGGTCCAAAGCCAACAGCCTCGTACAGGATGTGAACTATCCCACGAACATGCTCTACAGCGCTGCACTCCAAAGTGCGGCGCGTCTCTACGACAATGAAGCGTGGCAAATGAAAGCGGACCATATCCGCAGTCAGATACAGAAACAATCCTTCAATGGCGAGTTTTTTGTGGACAATGCAGTAAGAAAAGACGGGGTTTTACGGGTAACCGACCAGATTACCGAAGTTTGCCAGTACTACGCTTTCTTTTTCAACATCGCAACCCCGGAGAGTTATCCTGCCTTGTGGAAAAAACTGACCGATGAATTCGGGCCGCACCGCAACACCGCCATCACCTATCCCCAGGTGGCCGTTGCCAATGCATTTATCGGTAACTATCTCCGGATGGATATCCTTTCCCGGTACGGACTCCAGTCCCAACTCATCTCCGAAATCGAGGAGTACTTCTTCTATATGGCCGAACGTACCGGAACCCTTTGGGAGAATGTACACAGCCAGGCCAGCTGCAACCACGGATTTGCCTCCTACATCGGCCATGTGCTTTACCGTGACGTACTGGGCATCAGCAACATTGACTATGAGAAGAAGAAAATAGTTCTTCGCTTCACCGATCTCGACCTGGAACAATGCAGCGGTTCGATTCCTGTGGAAGATGAGGTAATCCGGCTCGAATGGAAAAGAGTGGACAACCAAATACAATATCGGTTGGATATACCCGCAGGTTATGAAGTAACGATAGAGAACCGGAGCAAAAACCAGCTTGTCGACCTGGATAAAATCAGCACTTACCGACAAGGATAGGTTCAATCTAAAAAATAATTTTAATCATATGAGAACAAGAAACTTACTTTTAATAGTTATTTTTTTATCAGCCAGTTTTTCAATATTTTCCCAGAAGCAAGGTGCTTTATATCCTATGGAATTAACCACAGAATACCTTGTCGACCCCACAGGATTGGATGTCCGACAACCACGGTTTAGCTGGAAGTTGGCTACTGCAAACCCGCAAGTTTTCGGCCAGGCGCAGACAGCGTACCGCATTTTGGTTAGCTCGACGAAACGGGATCTCGATAAAAACAAGGGCAATATTTGGGATACGGGATGGATCTCTTCAGATAACATGCAGCTTGTTGATTATAAAGGAAAAGAGCTAGAATCTGATCGGAGTTACTTTTGGAAAGTTGCAGTAAAAGACGAAAAGGGTAACCCATCTGCATTCAGTAAATCAGCGTCTTTCACCACCGGGCTGTTCGATGATGCTGAATGGACAGCAAAATGGATCGGCACCACGGAAATCTATGACCCTTCGGCAGGACCCAACAAAATTTCTGATCCGTGGTTCAGAAAATCTTTCGATTTAAAACAAAAACCCTCCAGGGCAACCCTATTTGTAGCATCGGTAGGTTATCACGAAGTGTATGTGAACGGCCAAAAAATAGACGATCACGTGTTGGCACCGGCTGTGACCGACCACACACAGCGCGCCCGATACATTGCCTACGACATCGCTCCGCAGTTAAAACAAGGGAAAAATGTCATCGCGTTGTGGCTGGGAGCATCCTGGGCAATCTACGCACCCTACGCCACTCCCGATAAACCCAGGACACCCATTGTGACAGCCCAAACCGATATTTTCGGAAAGAACGACCAAAAACTGGTGAGGATCATCACCGACGAGTCGTGGAAAACACATCCCAGTCCCAATAAACTCATCGGGAACTGGGGGTTTGGCGTTGGCGGATACGGTGGTGAAATTTGGGATGCCAACAAAGAAATCGACAACTGGAACCTGGCGACCTATAATGATCAGGTATGGAACAAAGCAACGGTTTATACACCGGCACTAAAACTGTCCGCTCAACGCGTGGAAACAAATACCCTGTTCGACGAAATTCAACCCGTAGAGATCGTAAGCCGCCCCGATGGGACATTCCGGGTAGACATGGGGGTAAATTTTGCGGGATGGACGCAGATCAACGTTGACGGAAACCCCGGCGACACGGTTCGTTTCCAATTTTCTGAACGCCAGCAGGACGATATGACCTTTGGGTTATACAACTTATACGTCATCGGCCCTTCCGGGAAAGGCACATTCAAAAACCGGTTTAATTACAGTTCCGGTAGATGGATCACCCTTAAAGGCCTGAAATCAGCCCCGAAGAAGGAAGACATAAAAGGTTGGATGGTTCGTACCAACTTCGCGGATGCTACCTCGTTTGAATGTTCCGATCCGTTGCAAAACTGGATTTACAATACCGTAAACTGGACATTCGAGAATCTGTCTCTCGGCGGGTACGTTGTTGACTGCCCGCAACGTGAACGGTTCGGCTACGGTGGTGACGCCCACGCCACATCCGAAACCGGAATGCTGAATTATCAGCTGGGCGCGTTCTACAACAAATGGCTCGAAGATTGGCGGGATGTACAAGGGACCGAACCGATGGTCGGAAACATGAACGATCCAGACTGGGCGCGCAAGAAGGAAGGCAGCGGCAGAAGACTCGGCGGGGGTATATTGCCCCAGACGGCACCCACCTATCACGGCGGCGGCGGCCCTGCTTGGGGCGGAATTGTGGTTACCCTACCCTGGTTCATGTACCAATACCAGGGTGATGTGCGGGTACTTGAGGAAAATTTCGAGATGATAAAAGGCTGGCTCGCTTTTCTGGACACCCATGTGGAAAATAATCTACTCAAACGATACGGCGGCCGGTGGGATTTTTTGGGCGACTGGCTTTGGCCCGGTGCAACCACACAAGGGATGAACAACTATTCCGACGAAAACCTGTTTTTCAACAACTGTTACTGGATTTACAACTTAAAGACAGGTGCAAAGATAGCCGAAGCAATCGGAAAAACGGCCGAAGCGCAAAAATGGAAACACCAGGCTGAAGTATCGGGCAAAGCCCTTCACGACAAATACTTTCACGCCGATGACCACAATTATTCCGATAAAACCATGCGAAGCCTCTCTGCAGCGTTATACGGAGACATAATGCCGGTGAAACTCCGTCCGTTGGTAATGAAACGGCTCGAAAAAGAAATCCTCGTCAACCGCAACGGCCACATCGATGTGGGAATTACCGGCGGTGCGATGCTTTTCAAGGTATTGCGCGAAGAAGGCCGCGACGACCTCATCTACTCCATGACATCACAAACCACCTATCCCAGCTGGGGGCTGATGCGTGAAAGCGGAGCTTCCACCATGTGGGAAATGTGGGAGAAAGACTTACCCGGCCATTCACTTTTACACAGCTCCTATCTCTATCCCGGCGCATGGTACATAGACGGTGTAGCCGGAATCCGCAGAAGAGACGATTCGCCTGGATTCAGAAAGTTCGATATCCGCGTCCCAAAATTTGCAGAAGAGCACGTTTCATGGGCAAAAGCAGGCTTCAACTCTCCTGCCGGTATGATTCAATCACATTGGAAAAGAGAAAACGGTAAAACGACGCTCTCCGTTACCATTCCACCCAATTGCGCAGCAACCGTTTATTTCCCCGATGAATCCGGTAGGAAAATACGTGAAAGTTCTGGTTTTGCAACCGAAACGGGCAAAAAAAACGGATACGTTCTGTTTGAAATTAATTCGGGAAACTATATCTTTGAGAACTAATAACATATCTAGAACTAATTTTTCTTATGAGACACACCCTTTTATTCACCGTAATTTTACTTTCCGTCCTGTTGGCCGGATGTAAAGAAGGAAAGCTGAATGTAGCTTCCCTGAAAATTGAAATGCAGGAAAATCCGGAAGGATTAAGCACACTTACTCCACGGTTTTCGTGGCAGATTAGTTCCAATTCTCCCGATCTTATCCAACAATCGTATCAGATTCAAGTTGCCCGGTCGGAAGATGATCTGAAAAAAGAAGTAAATCTTTTGTGGGATTCGGGAATCGTCAGCAGCGACGGGTCGGTACTCATTCCTTACCAGGGCCAACCCCTCTCGTCGGGAAGCAAATACTTCTGGCGCGTAAAAATCAACACCAATCAAGGCGACGGCAACTGGAGCAAAGTCAATTATTGGTCGATGGCTCTATTGAATGATTCGGAGTGGCAGGCAAAATGGATTGGTGAGGACTCATTGTCCAATCCCGGTGAGACGGATAAGGACAACACACGCCTGGCCGCACGTTACCTGAGAAAGTCCTTTGAGACGAGAAACAGTACAATCCATCGGGCCGTCCTTTATGTTGCAGGCCTCGGAGCGCATGAAGCTTACCTGAACGGGAATCGGGTTTCGGAAGATGTCTTCGCCCCAACGGTTTCCTGGTATCCCAACCGGGTTTATTACAATACGTACGACGTAACCCCGCTCCTGCAGAAAGACAAAAACCTGCTGGCCGTTAAACTGGGCAACGGCAGGTATTTCGGAATGCGGGGATCACGCAGCCAGATGTTCGGGTTGCCCCGTTTGCTGGCTCAACTCGATATAGAATATGCCGACGGGACCAGGGAGGTGATTGCCAGTGATGAATCCTGGAAAGTTACTTCAAAAGGGCCCATCGTGGCCAACAATGAGTTTGACGGAGAAGAATACGATGCCCGCCTCGAACTGACCGGATGGGAAACAGCCGGCTACGATGATGCCTCGTGGCAACAAGTGGACATAATGACTGCTCCCGAAGGCAAACTCACGGCCCAACCCAACCCGAATATCCGGGTGATGGAAGAGATAAAACCCGTCCGGATCTCCAAGCTTGCCGATGGTAAATTTATCCTCGATATGGGCCAAAACATGGTCGGGTGGCTGAAGATAAACAAGTTGAACGGGAAAAAGGATCAACCCGTGACGATGCGTTTTGCTGAGATACTCAATCCGGACAGCACCATTTACCTGGCAAATATCCGCTCCGCAAAGGTAACGGACATCTACACCCCTGCGAAAGACGGAGCGTTTAGCTGGGAACCTTCCTTTGTTTATCACGGCTTCCGTTTCGTTGAAATATCCGGATTGAATGAACAACCCGAATTATCCAGTTTTACCGGGAAAGTGGTGTACGACAACATGGAGACCACCGGACAGTTCGAAACTTCCAACAACATCATCAACCAGACCTTCAAAAACGCATATTGGGGAATTCGCGGAAACTACCGCGGAATGCCCACCGACTGTCCGCAACGCGATGAACGCCAGGGCTGGCTGGGCGACCGGGCAACCGGATGCTTCGGCGAAGCGTTTGTTTTCGACAACGCCTTGTTGTACAGCAAATGGGCACAGGACATAGAGGATTCTCAAAGTCCGGAAGGAAGTATTTCGGTGGTTTCACCCCGTTACTGGACCATTTACAACGACGACGTAACCTGGCCGGCTGCTTATTTCTATGCAGCAAAAATGCTTTACCACCAATACGGTGATACGGAACCCATCAGAAAACATTATCCCTCCATGAAACGTTATCTGGAGCGTATCCAGCAGGTATCCATGCAAGACTTTATCCTCACAAAAGACACCTACGGCGATTGGTGCATGCCTCCCGAAAAACAGGAGCTGATCCACTCCCAGGATCCTTCGCGCAAGACAGCGGGAGCGATTCTGAGTACAACCATGTATTACAGCCTGCTTAACCTGATGGTTGAGTTTGCAGAATTGACCGGAAATCAGCAGGATATTC
This portion of the Petrimonas sulfuriphila genome encodes:
- a CDS encoding family 78 glycoside hydrolase catalytic domain → MRTRNLLLIVIFLSASFSIFSQKQGALYPMELTTEYLVDPTGLDVRQPRFSWKLATANPQVFGQAQTAYRILVSSTKRDLDKNKGNIWDTGWISSDNMQLVDYKGKELESDRSYFWKVAVKDEKGNPSAFSKSASFTTGLFDDAEWTAKWIGTTEIYDPSAGPNKISDPWFRKSFDLKQKPSRATLFVASVGYHEVYVNGQKIDDHVLAPAVTDHTQRARYIAYDIAPQLKQGKNVIALWLGASWAIYAPYATPDKPRTPIVTAQTDIFGKNDQKLVRIITDESWKTHPSPNKLIGNWGFGVGGYGGEIWDANKEIDNWNLATYNDQVWNKATVYTPALKLSAQRVETNTLFDEIQPVEIVSRPDGTFRVDMGVNFAGWTQINVDGNPGDTVRFQFSERQQDDMTFGLYNLYVIGPSGKGTFKNRFNYSSGRWITLKGLKSAPKKEDIKGWMVRTNFADATSFECSDPLQNWIYNTVNWTFENLSLGGYVVDCPQRERFGYGGDAHATSETGMLNYQLGAFYNKWLEDWRDVQGTEPMVGNMNDPDWARKKEGSGRRLGGGILPQTAPTYHGGGGPAWGGIVVTLPWFMYQYQGDVRVLEENFEMIKGWLAFLDTHVENNLLKRYGGRWDFLGDWLWPGATTQGMNNYSDENLFFNNCYWIYNLKTGAKIAEAIGKTAEAQKWKHQAEVSGKALHDKYFHADDHNYSDKTMRSLSAALYGDIMPVKLRPLVMKRLEKEILVNRNGHIDVGITGGAMLFKVLREEGRDDLIYSMTSQTTYPSWGLMRESGASTMWEMWEKDLPGHSLLHSSYLYPGAWYIDGVAGIRRRDDSPGFRKFDIRVPKFAEEHVSWAKAGFNSPAGMIQSHWKRENGKTTLSVTIPPNCAATVYFPDESGRKIRESSGFATETGKKNGYVLFEINSGNYIFEN
- a CDS encoding family 78 glycoside hydrolase catalytic domain, yielding MRHTLLFTVILLSVLLAGCKEGKLNVASLKIEMQENPEGLSTLTPRFSWQISSNSPDLIQQSYQIQVARSEDDLKKEVNLLWDSGIVSSDGSVLIPYQGQPLSSGSKYFWRVKINTNQGDGNWSKVNYWSMALLNDSEWQAKWIGEDSLSNPGETDKDNTRLAARYLRKSFETRNSTIHRAVLYVAGLGAHEAYLNGNRVSEDVFAPTVSWYPNRVYYNTYDVTPLLQKDKNLLAVKLGNGRYFGMRGSRSQMFGLPRLLAQLDIEYADGTREVIASDESWKVTSKGPIVANNEFDGEEYDARLELTGWETAGYDDASWQQVDIMTAPEGKLTAQPNPNIRVMEEIKPVRISKLADGKFILDMGQNMVGWLKINKLNGKKDQPVTMRFAEILNPDSTIYLANIRSAKVTDIYTPAKDGAFSWEPSFVYHGFRFVEISGLNEQPELSSFTGKVVYDNMETTGQFETSNNIINQTFKNAYWGIRGNYRGMPTDCPQRDERQGWLGDRATGCFGEAFVFDNALLYSKWAQDIEDSQSPEGSISVVSPRYWTIYNDDVTWPAAYFYAAKMLYHQYGDTEPIRKHYPSMKRYLERIQQVSMQDFILTKDTYGDWCMPPEKQELIHSQDPSRKTAGAILSTTMYYSLLNLMVEFAELTGNQQDIQGFKELAGRIKEAYNTTFFNTDSAKYDNNTVTANMLSLRLGLVPEGKEQQVFENIVQKTEVDFNGHVSTGVLGIQQLMRGLTQYGNVDLAYKIATNETYPSWGYMIKKGATTIWELWNGDTADPAMNSANHVMLLGDLIIWYYEDLAGIKNYPGSVAYKKLWMEPRFPEGLSHVKASYKSVYGEIKSEWTKENGSFNWNISIPGNTSAVVKLPKELQIIKPGQNGVRSFKETDSGVEIELGSGNYTLSNR